CAAAAAAGTGCCGTCCGCATTTTGTTATAGCCATACCGCATGAATCGATTCGTAATAACTCATAAGTGTTGCCTACGAGTGTTTGTGAACGAATGTCGTCAAGAATTTGGGTTATTTTAATCTTCTTCAATCAGTTCACCACCTAGCAATTCAGGATTTTCGTAGATGTTGCCAATGATTTCATACTCAATCCACCATTCTTCTTCATGCCATTTTCTTAAAGTGAATGTATCTACCGTGAAATACCCATCTTCGCAAATAGAAGCTTCGTATTTTTTTATTACATCCAAGTAGTACGAGCATTCATCTTCATCCCACTTGACTACAGCATTGTGTTTCCAATCGAATGAATAACCGTAATCAAGTTCTTGTTCTCCAACAATCCGAACAATATCCCCCTCATAAATCTCCTTGCCGTTCTTGTCCTTTAAGCCTATGAATTGCAATTCTTCAATAGATAAATCATTAATTTTTACTTCTTCGCAATAACCTGGCTTTGTATCAAAAGTTAATTTCGTTACACCCAATCCAAATGACCAACTCATTCGTTTGTTATGTCTGTCCCACGCTCGAAACTTTTTAACTCTCATTCTATTTACCTCCTTATTTTCGCTTGTTAAAAGCACCGTACACACGTTCTATTTTATAGTTGGATATATTTATCATCCGTCCTCTAAAACGTCTTAAAACGGCTGTAAATCACTTATTTTGATTAGCGTATAAAACAGCACGTTCGTACAATTTTTTCTTCATGATATTTGATTCTTCATTTTCAAATTGTCGATAGTCTGTATAAATGTCGTTCCAGCCATTCTTAGCTAACGTTTCTTGCCACTCCATGAACAACATCAATGCATCAACGTCTGCACATATCCATTCATTTAATTTCGGATTGTGCTGCCATCCACAGGCTTGATGTATCATCATTCGCATGTGTTTATCTATTCCGTTAGCTTCTTCCCATGATTTAAACCATTCTTCGATTAGGTTAAAAATTGGCTCAGCTGCTTTTAAAACTTCAACTGGAATGTTTTTATGGTTTTTTAATTCGAGTCGCCCATCCGATTGATCACGCTCAATCACTCCACCAAATTTCCAAATTTGCGCTAAAACATATAAAACCACCGTTTACCACTTCCTTACATTTTGGCAGTTACTTAATTTTTGAAAAATGCCGTTTTTAACCCATTTAATTAACTTAGTTATTAAAGAGTAACTCACTTGAAGCTTACAGCCCCAACGGTTTGAATATTTTTAGTTAAAAACGTTATTGGCATATTTGGTTACGCTCTTATATATAGTACTTATTTATATTTTTTTATTTTTTATTAATATAAAACCCCAATAACAAAAATAACTTAATAACTATTAAAAACACTCTAAACCATTGGTATTATTGAATTTCTAAAGGTTACAACACGGAGTTACTTAACTAACTGAAAATTACTAAACAAGCTTAAAACTCGTATTTTCGGGTTGTTCCATAACTTTTTTTGACTGTTCCATAACCCCCGAAGGCTTCCTGTCTATTAATGTGATTCCAAAGAAATACATTTTATTTTGAGTGCCTCGCTCTTTTTTGAAGCCTTTTGTTTCCAGCATTCGGTAAAAACTTCTATTTCCGAGAGTGCGTTCGCCTGATTTGAAACAAAAATTGTTATAAACACTGTATAATTCTTTTGCTTCAATTTTGATTTGTTCATTCTTTTTGTCTGTGTAACAACATTCGACTATGAACGGATCTAAAATATCCATATCTTCTTTGTATAAGCCTGTAGCTTTCGTAACTACTTTAGGTTCAATTAATCCGTCCTTCTGCCACTTTAAACAGCCTTCAATTGCCCAGTTGAGTATTCCACTCATTTCAAGGGATAATTTTTCAGTTAATTTTTTATCTCGTTTATGTGCTGGCAAACTTAAATCAAAAGGAATCAATTTAACACGTCTCCATATTCCTTCATCGAGCCCACCAATCACAGGTTTATGGTTAGTTGTAAAAAACACTGTAAATTGAGGTACAAACTCAAAAAACTCTTGCTTTAAAAATCGTGCTACAACAGGCTCGCCACCTGTAATTTGTTTTACTAGAGTTTCAGAAAGCTTTTCGCCCTCTTCTGATTCAATCGCTGATACAAAACGTGCACTCGCTAATCTAGCAATATCGTTATTAGCTCCACCACTTTTCTTTTTGATGAAAGTATCTGATTGAGCCTGTTTTCCATAATCGCCCATTAAGTCCTTAATAGTGTTAATAAATGTTGATTTACCATTACTACCTCCACCGACTAAGAAGAACATTAATTGTTCACTTATATCACCTGTTAACGAATAGCCTACTAGGCGCTGCATATATTCAATTAGTTCTTTATCACCTAAAAATATTTGTTCTAAAAAACTGAGCCATACAGGGCATTCAGCACCCTCTACATATTCAACATTTGTTATTTGAGAAATATAATTTTCACGATTATGTGGTGTGATTTTTCCTGTTTTTAAATCAATTGTTCCGTTCGATACATTTAGCAGATATTTATGATTATCAAATTGATTTCGCTTGGCAGATACTAACATTCTTAAATCTTTAATTGCGTTTTCACGTACATTATGTTTTTCACAGTGACGTGCCCACTTTTGCTCATTTTCATCATCAGATTCACCCATTTTTCTTATTACACTAGCTACGATCCGATTTATTTTATTTCTTTCATCAAGCGTCCACTTCTTACCATCCCAGATGTACCAACCTACACCGTTGATGTGTTTTATAACATGTCCGTAATAATGTGCTATGCGTTCAGCGTTCCCTAAGTCTGTAAGTTTGAATTTTTTATCTCTTACTTCCACCTCATCAACTACTGTGGAGGAAAAAGAAAACTCTGAATCGGCTTGATGATCCAATACAGTTGTTGTAGTGGATGAAATGGCTTCAGCAATGGTACGTTCTCCGTATGTTTCTCCTGTATCGCTGAAATGGATTCTGTCCCATTTATCTCGCATCAGGGATGTTTCCCTGAACATTGAATCCATTCTAGAAGCACTTTTACCTGTCCAGAAGGCCAAATGATTACATAAAGCTAAATCACTAGAAGAATGGTCATCATTTATCAAATTTCCGTTATACAGTGAACGTATTTCATCACCTGATTTACTACGGAACATTCGCTCCCACAATGCTTCATTTGAAAGTTTGATTTCATCTTTTTCAAACTCGGCTAAATTTACTCGACCTTGTACATCGCTATCATCGAAATACTTTTCAAATATCTCGGCCAACTCATCTGTACGATCATAAATTTCATTTGAATTTTCTCGATTACCTGTCATTGTGAAGTAACGGCCATATTGATAAATTTCTAAGCCATGTTTAGCACTTTTACGTCCAGTACCCACCACAGACTGTGGAAGACTACCTTTGATGATGATGTGAATGCCTGTACCACTCACACTAAACTCTGTGTAGCTGTCAAGCGTATTAATGACTTCTTTGGCAAAATCGCTAATAATAGGATTTACCTTCTCTTTATCATCTGCTGCATACGTAACACATTTATCAATATCAATGCCAATGTAGTTATCTTGGCGACTGAATACAAATCCGACACCATCAGCATTTGATTCTGTATAAAATTTAGCTGCTGTAGCGAATGTGGACCATGTTCTGCGGTCATTACTTCTTGCCTCGTTGCCATCTACTTGATACGGTATTTTTGTATAACGGCCACCTTTTTCCTCGGCCCTCCACAGTATCCACTGAGGTAACAGCCTTAATTCCGATGGTATTTCGTTAAAATTAATTGGCGTTTTCACTTTTTCACCTTCATTCATTGATACGCATTACTTGACTTCTCTTTAACAAAATCACTCTTTTTGGAAATCCATATTTCTTTTTAACTTCATCCCTTGTCATGTTGTGCACTAATTTACAGTGAGCCTTTGTGATAATCAGTCCAACATGATGACATCCAGTTACTGGACATTTTACAAGCTCATCACCCCTTGAACTCCATGATGAATTTGACATTTTCCCACCCCATTTGCTGTTTTTAGGTATAAAAAAGAGAAGTCCGCCAAAAACAGACCTCTCTATTAAGTTTTTGTTAATCATAGCCGTTTGCTATTGCCCATTCATTCGTAAATCGAAATGGGTCATCAGAAGGGCAAATCATCACTTCCGACAGTAATTGGTGCTCCTGGTGATTGTGGTGGATTAACTACCGATTTATCATAGTATTTTGCTTTTGCGGCAGTACGTTTCTCCTTCTTACCATCAACCAATTTTTCATATTCCTCATGCTTCACTGTAATTTGTAAGCTACGGCCAATTAATTGTTTAGCCATATCATCTGGTGATTGGAACGGATGACCGTTTGCAAATCCAGTTGCTTTTAACAATGACTGAACAATACCTGCAGCAACTTCATTTGAGAATGTGAAAGTGTCGAACATAACTTTTGCACCTTGATGTTTTTGAGGAACATCAGAACGGATTTCATAATCAAGTGTAATTTTGTCTTCATTTTTTTGAGTCTTCCCAGCTACTGCGTTCAGAACAGTAACTTCGTATTTTCCTTCCTCTACTAATTCGAACCCTGATTTTACTTTTTCTTCATCAAATTTAAAGAATGACATTATTTATTTCCTCCTGTTGTCTCGTTATTTGTGGAAGGCTCATTTCCGATTTTAAAAATATCTTCATGAGCACATGCTTTACGATTATCTAATTGATTTTTAGCGAAAACATATGGTGATGGCTCTAAAATAAAACCGTAATTTTTCGTTTCTTCATTGATAACTGATTTCGCAACTACCTGGCATAATCCCATGAAGTTATTCAAAATCTTAATTCGAACATCTGGGTACGCTCGATTGATAATTTGTCCACTTGGTAAATTCCAAGCATCAGTCATTTCCCATGCAGTGAAAACCACTCGTTTTCCAAGAGTTTGAATAAAACGCACGCTGTCGATGATAAAGAAATCAATTTGCTGATAGTTACCTTGTGAAGGTACTCGATTGTTGTTACCTTCACGGCCTAAGTTAGCTAACATCGAACGCGTTAATTCAGAAATATTATCAAAAAAGATTGTGTCATACTTAGATAGGTCTGCATTTTTCAAATCAATCATAAGTTGATTCCATGCATTCCAAGCATCGTATGAATCGAAGTTCACAATATCGATATTTGGAGTTCCTGCTAAAACAATTTCAGTTTTATCAATTGGAATGTAAAGCGTGTTACCTTCTAAATATTTAGCAGTAGTTGTTTTACGCATACCAGGATTGCCGTAAAGCAACCAAGTGGATGCGTCTGCTTGAATGTCTGTAGCGCTTGTTACTTGCATGCCTTCCACACTCCTTTTCTATTAAAATGGCACGTTTTCATTAGATGCATCTTGTTTTGCTTCTACATTTGCGAATGGATCCTCGAATTCTGGTAATTCTTCATTCGTATTTTCAACTGTTACACTCCCATCCGAATTGACTGTATATGGTACACCTTCGTGCACTTCATCCATATTCATTTGACCATCTGGTGCATCATCTTCAGGTCGCTTGTCCATTTCCTCTTTAGCTGTCGAATATGTGTAATCCAAATCCACTAAAAAGTAGAAGCCTTTTGAATTATGTTTTTCATGGATTTTTTGCATTGTAAGAAAATCATTTTCCTTGGCTTCTGCAACAATTTCCTCAGCCTCTTTTCGAGTATCAGCGTACCAACGTTCTTTTGTGTATAATTTTTCTTTTGCCATTATTACATCCTCCTATCGAATACTTAATGATTGATTTTCAACGAGTTGAGCACCTTCTATTTGCTCACCTGCTTTTAATGCTTTTGCTAAATCTGCACGGCTGATAGTTTTCTCAACCTTAATAAACTGTGGAGGAATAGCAGCATCATTATTGATTTGTACTGATGTTGATTTACGGAAGCTAAACGTAAATTTTTCTGTTTTCACTCGGTTGCCTTCCACAGTTAATAAGGCATCAGCCATATTTTCTTTAATACGAGTAAGGTTACTTTCCATAACTTTGCGACGATCCGCCAATCGTTTTTCCTCAGTTTTAATACCTGTAATATCTGATTCGATATTTTTAAGCACCATGGCATATCCCTCTAGCTTTTCACCAATCTCACCTTTGATTTGAGAAAGTGCTAGTTCAAAACCTTCTACATTATTTTCTTCAATAAAATTTTGAAGCATTTTGTATTGGTCAGTTAGTTCGTAAAGAGTAGCCATTATTGACCCACCTCTTTTAATTCCAATTTCATATTTTTATTTAGTTGAATTTCTAGCTTTTTAGCTTGTTGTGAATAGAAATTGAAATCAGTAATAGAAAGTATTTCGTCGCTGTTATCAGAGATAATTCTCGCAACTATATCAATTGCATCACGCTCATTATCAATAACACTTACTTTCTCAACTTTTTCGGATTCATAATCATCCCAAGTATTATAAGCAATTAGATAACGTCTCATTTAATCACCTCGTATTTAGCGTTAGTGTCGTTGATAATTACACTAAGTTCTTTTGCTGAACGCGAATCGATAGCAGTTAACATACTTTCTTCAGAGTAAATCCCTGATTCTGCAATTGTTCTATATGTTTTATCTTCTGTTTCATAAACAATCTGTCCAATCGCAAATGTTGGCTGCACCGCCTGTTCAAACTCACTCACATCAAGACCTAGCGCTCGTCCTAGTGCGATTGCTTTTCCGATGTGTTCGTTGAATACGTCA
This genomic stretch from Lysinibacillus pakistanensis harbors:
- a CDS encoding YopX family protein, with the protein product MRVKKFRAWDRHNKRMSWSFGLGVTKLTFDTKPGYCEEVKINDLSIEELQFIGLKDKNGKEIYEGDIVRIVGEQELDYGYSFDWKHNAVVKWDEDECSYYLDVIKKYEASICEDGYFTVDTFTLRKWHEEEWWIEYEIIGNIYENPELLGGELIEED
- a CDS encoding phage/plasmid primase, P4 family, with the protein product MNEGEKVKTPINFNEIPSELRLLPQWILWRAEEKGGRYTKIPYQVDGNEARSNDRRTWSTFATAAKFYTESNADGVGFVFSRQDNYIGIDIDKCVTYAADDKEKVNPIISDFAKEVINTLDSYTEFSVSGTGIHIIIKGSLPQSVVGTGRKSAKHGLEIYQYGRYFTMTGNRENSNEIYDRTDELAEIFEKYFDDSDVQGRVNLAEFEKDEIKLSNEALWERMFRSKSGDEIRSLYNGNLINDDHSSSDLALCNHLAFWTGKSASRMDSMFRETSLMRDKWDRIHFSDTGETYGERTIAEAISSTTTTVLDHQADSEFSFSSTVVDEVEVRDKKFKLTDLGNAERIAHYYGHVIKHINGVGWYIWDGKKWTLDERNKINRIVASVIRKMGESDDENEQKWARHCEKHNVRENAIKDLRMLVSAKRNQFDNHKYLLNVSNGTIDLKTGKITPHNRENYISQITNVEYVEGAECPVWLSFLEQIFLGDKELIEYMQRLVGYSLTGDISEQLMFFLVGGGSNGKSTFINTIKDLMGDYGKQAQSDTFIKKKSGGANNDIARLASARFVSAIESEEGEKLSETLVKQITGGEPVVARFLKQEFFEFVPQFTVFFTTNHKPVIGGLDEGIWRRVKLIPFDLSLPAHKRDKKLTEKLSLEMSGILNWAIEGCLKWQKDGLIEPKVVTKATGLYKEDMDILDPFIVECCYTDKKNEQIKIEAKELYSVYNNFCFKSGERTLGNRSFYRMLETKGFKKERGTQNKMYFFGITLIDRKPSGVMEQSKKVMEQPENTSFKLV
- a CDS encoding DUF669 domain-containing protein, with the translated sequence MSFFKFDEEKVKSGFELVEEGKYEVTVLNAVAGKTQKNEDKITLDYEIRSDVPQKHQGAKVMFDTFTFSNEVAAGIVQSLLKATGFANGHPFQSPDDMAKQLIGRSLQITVKHEEYEKLVDGKKEKRTAAKAKYYDKSVVNPPQSPGAPITVGSDDLPF
- a CDS encoding AAA family ATPase, with the protein product MQVTSATDIQADASTWLLYGNPGMRKTTTAKYLEGNTLYIPIDKTEIVLAGTPNIDIVNFDSYDAWNAWNQLMIDLKNADLSKYDTIFFDNISELTRSMLANLGREGNNNRVPSQGNYQQIDFFIIDSVRFIQTLGKRVVFTAWEMTDAWNLPSGQIINRAYPDVRIKILNNFMGLCQVVAKSVINEETKNYGFILEPSPYVFAKNQLDNRKACAHEDIFKIGNEPSTNNETTGGNK
- a CDS encoding organic solvent tolerance protein OstA, yielding MAKEKLYTKERWYADTRKEAEEIVAEAKENDFLTMQKIHEKHNSKGFYFLVDLDYTYSTAKEEMDKRPEDDAPDGQMNMDEVHEGVPYTVNSDGSVTVENTNEELPEFEDPFANVEAKQDASNENVPF
- a CDS encoding siphovirus Gp157 family protein, with the translated sequence MATLYELTDQYKMLQNFIEENNVEGFELALSQIKGEIGEKLEGYAMVLKNIESDITGIKTEEKRLADRRKVMESNLTRIKENMADALLTVEGNRVKTEKFTFSFRKSTSVQINNDAAIPPQFIKVEKTISRADLAKALKAGEQIEGAQLVENQSLSIR